In Candidatus Nanopelagicales bacterium, one DNA window encodes the following:
- a CDS encoding helix-turn-helix domain-containing protein gives MDRIDHLASVKGYAENRRRALAAADARLHASIRKAYHQGVPVADLARAAGVERSTIYRWVKQ, from the coding sequence ATGGATCGCATCGACCACCTCGCCAGCGTCAAGGGCTACGCCGAGAACCGCCGCCGCGCACTCGCCGCCGCCGACGCGCGACTGCACGCCTCGATCCGCAAGGCGTACCACCAGGGCGTGCCAGTCGCCGACCTCGCCCGCGCCGCTGGCGTCGAGCGCAGCACCATCTACAGGTGGGTGAAGCAGTAG
- a CDS encoding helix-turn-helix transcriptional regulator: MVEAAPYRTTIARLLRHMSATDLAEMLGCSRQAVKNLQYGRVTRIRPSLAAAIDAVASQPPSCAVCDDVDTALITTRDPQVISKRLNTTTVALSRHMYRCGRPDLGRLFARPSTFTRYHERTSA, translated from the coding sequence ATGGTCGAGGCCGCGCCATACCGCACAACGATCGCCCGGCTGCTGCGCCACATGAGCGCCACCGACCTGGCCGAGATGCTGGGTTGCTCGCGGCAGGCCGTCAAGAACCTGCAGTACGGCCGGGTGACACGCATCCGGCCGTCACTGGCCGCAGCGATCGACGCAGTGGCAAGTCAGCCGCCATCGTGCGCGGTCTGCGACGACGTCGACACCGCACTGATCACCACCCGCGACCCGCAGGTCATCTCCAAGCGACTCAACACCACCACCGTGGCGCTGTCCCGGCACATGTACCGCTGCGGCCGGCCCGACCTCGGGCGGCTGTTCGCCAGACCATCCACCTTCACCCGCTATCACGAGAGGACAAGCGCATGA